From the Ascaphus truei isolate aAscTru1 chromosome 15, aAscTru1.hap1, whole genome shotgun sequence genome, one window contains:
- the LOC142466818 gene encoding uncharacterized protein LOC142466818: MEKMTTEQSCNIPINMTENASFNQSMQLINNVTASHSKRYILAAATGKDLGVSGKSLTWFSDQNLQKRAQTRKRPHVCGECGKGFSQLFNLNTHKRTHTGERPHVCGECGTGFSHLSSLNTHIMTHTGERPHVCGECGKGFSRLFNLNTHTRTHTGERPHVCGECGNGFSDLSSLYTHKRTHTGVRPHVCGECGKGFSVLSNLNKHKRTHTGERPHVCGECGKGFSQLSSLNTHIMTHTGLRPHVCGECGKGFSQLYNLNTHTRTHTGERPHVCGECGNGFCYLSSLDKHKRTHTGERPHVCGECGKGFSDLSSLIRHKRTHTGERPHVCGECGTGFSQLSSLNRHIMTHTGERPHVCGECGKGFSRLFKLNTHTRTHTGERPHICGECGKGFSDLSSLNKHKRTHTGERPHVCGECGKGFSGSSSLNTHKRKHTGERPHVCGECGKDFSQSSSLNTHKKTHTGERPHVCGECGKGFSRLSILNIHKRTHTGERPHVC; this comes from the coding sequence atggaaaagatgacgacagaacaatcttgcaacattccaataaatatgacagaaaatgcatctttcaaccaatcaatgcaattaataaacaatgtaactgcttctcattcaaaaagatatatattagcagctgccacaggaaaagatcttggagtaagtgggaagagtctgacttggttTTCAGACCAGAATCTACAGAAGAGAGCACAGACCAGgaagagaccgcatgtatgtggggaatgtgggaagggatttagtcagttattcaACCTTAAtacacacaagagaacacacacaggggagagaccgcatgtatgtggggaatgtgggacgggatttagtcacttatccagcctgaacacacacattatgacacacacaggggagagaccgcatgtatgtggggaatgtgggaagggatttagtaggTTATTCAACCTTAACACACACacgagaacacacacaggggagagaccgcatgtatgtggggaatgtgggaatggatttagtgacttatccagcctgtacacacacaagaggacacacacaggggtgagaccgcatgtatgtggggaatgtgggaagggatttagtgtgttatccaacctgaacaaacacaagaggacacacacaggggagagaccgcatgtatgtggggaatgtgggaagggatttagtcagttatccagcctgaataCACACATTATGACCCACACAGGGttgagaccgcatgtatgtggggaatgtgggaaggggttTAGTCAGTTATACAaccttaacacacacacaagaacacATACAggtgagagaccgcatgtatgtggggaatgtgggaatggATTTTGTTACTTATCCAGCCTGgacaaacacaagaggacacacacaggggagagaccgcatgtatgtggggaatgtgggaagggatttagtgacctatccagcctgatcagacacaagaggacacataccggggagagaccgcatgtatgtggggaatgtgggacgggatttagtcagttatccagcctgaacagacacattatgacacacacaggggagagaccgcatgtatgtggggaatgtgggaagggatttagtaggTTATTCAAGCTTAACACACACacgagaacacacacaggggagagaccgcatatatgtggggaatgtgggaagggatttagtgacttatccagcctgaacaaacacaagaggacacacacaggggagagaccacatgtatgtggggaatgtgggaagggatttagtgggtcatccagcctgaacacacacaagagaaaacacacaggggagagaccgcatgtatgtggggaatgtgggaaggattttagtcagtcatccagtctgaacacacacaagaagacacacacaggggagagaccgcatgtatgtggggaatgtgggaagggatttagtcggttatccatcCTTAATatacacaagagaacacacacaggggagagaccgcatgtatgttaG